The DNA region GGAAACGAAGCAGTTCACGCAACTCGGCGGGCAGGGCATCTCCGTGGTGTCGTACTCGGATCATAAGGCGGACGCGCTCGAATACATCAAATGGTTCGCACAAGCCGACGTGCAGAAGAAATGGTGGCAACTCGGCGGCTATTCGGCGGCGAAGTCGGTCGTGGATGCACCGGACTTTCCGAAGAGCGCACCGTTCGCACCCGCGTTCCTGAAGTCGATGTCGATCGTCAAGGACTTCTGGGCGGAGCCGGCCTACGCAGAGTTGCTGCTCGATATGCAAAAGCGCGTGCACGATTATGTGGTTGCCGATAAAGGCACCGCAAAAGAAGCACTCGATCTGCTGGTCAAGGACTGGAACAAGGTCTTCAAGGCGGAAGGAAAGTAGAGGCGCGTTAGCGATCAAGGTATCTCGGCTCGCGGATTAGCGGGCGGGTCATCCCAGCTAATCCGCGAAAAGGAGTCGGCATGTTGGCAAACAAGCCTTTTGCGCCGGAAGGGTTGCAGGCGAAACGGCCGCCGCGCGCGGCTGCGCGCCAGCGCGGGCTGTCCGACAGGACAATCGCGTGGCTGTTCATTCTTCCGACCATCGTATTGCTGCTCGCGATCAACATCTTTCCGTTGATCTGGGCTTTGCGGCTGTCGTTCACGAACTTCAAGTCGAACATGCCGAGCGTGCCCGCGCGCAATGTCGGCATCGACAACTACACGGACATTCTGACCGACGAAGACATCTGGTACGCGATGCAGGTCACCGCGCGCTTCGTATTCTGGTCGGTCGGACTGGAAGTGCTGCTTGGGTTCGGGCTCGCGCTGCTGATCAACCGGCAGTTCAGAGGCCATAGTTTCTGGACCACGCTGATCCTGCTGCCGATGATGTTGTCGCCCGCCGTGGTCGGCAATTTCTGGACCTTCCTGCTGCAGCCGCAAACCGGTCTCTTCAACGACATCGTCAGCTTTTTCACAGGCATTCCGCCCAGTTCGTTCCAGATGATCGGCGACGTGCCGCTTGCGCCATGGACGATCGTAATGGTCGATACCTGGATGTGGACGCCGTACGTGATGCTGATCTGTCTTGCCGGGCTGCGCTCGATTCCTGACTACATCTACGAAGCAGCGGAAGTGGACCGCGCTTCGCCGTGGCGGCAGTTCTGGTCGATCACGCTGCCGATGACGCTGCCGTTCCTGATGCTCGCAGTCCTGTTTCGCGGCATCGAGAACTTCAAGATGTTCGACATGGTGAATCTGCTGACGTCGGGCGGCCCGGGCTCCGTGACGGAAACCGTGTCGATCACCCTCAAGCGCGCCGCGTTCGAGAAGTGGCAGACGGGCTATTCGTCCGCGCTAGCGATCATCCTGTTCGTCGTCGTATTCGGCGCCGCGAATATCTATGTGAAGGCACTCAACAGGGTGAAACAGCGATGACAGACCTTGCCCTTCAACAATCGGTCGTCGCTGCGACGCCGCGCAGCAAGACGTTTGCCGCCGTCGTGGTGATCGCGTACGCGCTCGTTGCGACCTTGCCGATCGTGTGGATCATTCTGACGAGCTTCAAGACGCAAGAGGACGCGATTGCCTATCCGCCCGTCGTGATGTTTCAGCCGTCGATGGAAGGCTACGTGAACCTCTTCACGATCCGCTCGCGGCAGACGCCGGAGTTCATCGCGAGCCTGCCGCCTGCACAGACCTGGTACGACCGCGATGTGCGCAAGCGCAACATGGTGATTGCGGGACCGTCGAAGGTCTTGCCGCGCTTCGTCAACTCACTGGTGATCGGCTTCGGCTCGACGTTTCTCGCGGTGTTTCTCGGCACGCTCGCGGCCTACGCGTTCTCGCGCTTCAAGGTGCCGCTCGCCGACGATCTGCTGTTCTTCATTCTGTCGACGCGGATGATGCCGCCCATCGCCGTCGCGATCCCGATCTACCTGATGTACCGCGCGCTCGGGCTCGCGGACACGTACCTGGGCATGATCGTGCTCTACACGGCCGTGAATGTGTCGCTGGCCGTGTGGCTGCTCAAGGGTTTCATCGACGAGATCCCGCGCGAATACGAAGAGGCCGCGCTCGTGGACGGCTACACCCGTATGCAGGCTTTCATCAAGGTGGTGCTGCCGCAGGCGATCACGGGCATTGCCGCCACTGCGATCTTCTGCCTGATCTTCGCGTGGAACGAGTACGCGTTCGCGCTATTGCTGACCAGCGGCGACGCGCAGACGATGCCGCCGTTCATTCCGTTCATCATCGGCGAGGGTGGTCAGGACTGGCCGGCCGTGGCGGCCGCCACCACGCTGTTCGTGCTGCCGATCCTCATTTTCACCGTCGTGCTGCGCAAGCATCTATTGCGCGGCATCACTTTTGGAGCGGTGCGCAAATGAAAGCCCTACCTGCCACGCCGCGCCGGCGCTTCCTTCGCAGACGCTACTGGGAAGGCGCATCGACAGCACTCATTGGTCTGGGCATTGCCATGCTCGTTCAACCGTTCACCGTCGGCCTCTATACGTGGTCGTTTCCCGTGATTCTGGTGGGCGCGCTGGCCTTTGTCGTGACCAGCCACTTCCCGGACTGAGCCATGTCGACGATCGTTCTCTCCAATCTC from Paraburkholderia caribensis includes:
- a CDS encoding carbohydrate ABC transporter permease, with amino-acid sequence MLANKPFAPEGLQAKRPPRAAARQRGLSDRTIAWLFILPTIVLLLAINIFPLIWALRLSFTNFKSNMPSVPARNVGIDNYTDILTDEDIWYAMQVTARFVFWSVGLEVLLGFGLALLINRQFRGHSFWTTLILLPMMLSPAVVGNFWTFLLQPQTGLFNDIVSFFTGIPPSSFQMIGDVPLAPWTIVMVDTWMWTPYVMLICLAGLRSIPDYIYEAAEVDRASPWRQFWSITLPMTLPFLMLAVLFRGIENFKMFDMVNLLTSGGPGSVTETVSITLKRAAFEKWQTGYSSALAIILFVVVFGAANIYVKALNRVKQR
- a CDS encoding carbohydrate ABC transporter permease, which produces MTDLALQQSVVAATPRSKTFAAVVVIAYALVATLPIVWIILTSFKTQEDAIAYPPVVMFQPSMEGYVNLFTIRSRQTPEFIASLPPAQTWYDRDVRKRNMVIAGPSKVLPRFVNSLVIGFGSTFLAVFLGTLAAYAFSRFKVPLADDLLFFILSTRMMPPIAVAIPIYLMYRALGLADTYLGMIVLYTAVNVSLAVWLLKGFIDEIPREYEEAALVDGYTRMQAFIKVVLPQAITGIAATAIFCLIFAWNEYAFALLLTSGDAQTMPPFIPFIIGEGGQDWPAVAAATTLFVLPILIFTVVLRKHLLRGITFGAVRK